A DNA window from Leptolyngbya sp. CCY15150 contains the following coding sequences:
- a CDS encoding DUF2806 domain-containing protein, with protein MSDGNSLINFGDISKPAVVLIEKISDAIGGLSKPSQIRRIARAEADAERIKAINQLEISELQRRALNRFLLEEAKKQDNIESITAKALPCLREDADPKSVEDDWITNFFDKCRLISDKQMQSLWAKLLAGEANSPGSYSKRTIDILGSLDKTDALLFSTLCRFSWFLDQVFPFPLVYNEQDSIYTDHGISFDALEHLDSIGLINFSLIGVYERTGLPKHYPAFYYEAAINIEFPAGENNQLELGHVSLTKAGQELSLICASEPIPDFLEYILSRWKDNKLIVSCPYPLNSPVTRNIQIETAQHIDN; from the coding sequence ATGAGCGACGGCAATTCCTTAATTAATTTCGGGGATATCTCAAAACCTGCGGTTGTTCTAATTGAAAAGATATCAGATGCTATTGGAGGATTATCTAAGCCATCTCAAATAAGAAGAATTGCGCGTGCAGAAGCCGATGCTGAAAGAATAAAAGCTATTAATCAGCTTGAGATAAGTGAATTGCAACGTCGAGCTTTGAACCGGTTCCTCCTTGAAGAAGCAAAAAAGCAAGACAACATCGAGTCTATAACTGCCAAAGCTTTGCCTTGCCTTAGAGAAGATGCAGACCCTAAGAGTGTCGAGGATGATTGGATTACAAACTTCTTTGATAAATGCCGTCTTATATCAGACAAGCAAATGCAATCTTTGTGGGCAAAATTGTTGGCTGGAGAGGCAAACTCTCCTGGTAGTTACTCGAAGCGTACAATTGATATACTGGGTTCACTTGACAAAACAGATGCTTTACTCTTTAGTACTTTATGCCGATTCAGCTGGTTTCTAGATCAAGTGTTTCCATTTCCATTAGTATATAATGAGCAAGATTCAATCTATACAGATCATGGAATCAGTTTTGATGCCTTGGAGCATTTAGATAGTATTGGCTTGATTAATTTCAGTCTTATTGGTGTATATGAGCGAACTGGACTCCCAAAGCATTATCCTGCCTTTTACTATGAAGCAGCTATTAATATTGAATTTCCTGCCGGAGAGAATAACCAGTTAGAACTGGGGCACGTTTCGCTCACAAAAGCAGGACAAGAGCTTTCGCTAATTTGCGCTTCAGAACCTATTCCAGATTTTCTTGAGTATATTTTGAGTAGATGGAAAGATAATAAGTTGATTGTTTCATGTCCATATCCACTTAATTCACCAGTGACTAGAAACATCCAAATTGAGACGGCGCAGCATATAGACAACTAG
- the miaB gene encoding tRNA (N6-isopentenyl adenosine(37)-C2)-methylthiotransferase MiaB, protein MTTAARRYHITTFGCQMNKADSERMSGILESMGFEWSESPDDANLVLYNTCTIRDNAEQKVYSYLGRQARRKHEQPDLTLIVAGCVAQQEGESLLRRVPELDLVMGPQHANRLQDLLEQVFNGSQVVATEPIHIVEDITKPRRDSDVTAWVNVIYGCNERCTYCVVPNVRGVEQSRSPQAIRTEMEELAQQGFKEVTLLGQNIDAYGRDLPGTTPEGRHLHTLTDLLYFVHDIPGIERLRFATSHPRYFTERLIRACAELPKVCEHFHVPFQSGDNDILKAMSRGYTHERYRRIIDLIRSYMPDASISADAIVGFPGETDAQFEKTLKLVEDIGFDQVNTAAYSPRPGTPAALWDNQLSEEVKRDRLQQLNHLVSVQASERSQRYLGRVEEVLVEAQNTKDPTQVMGRTRGNRLTFFPGSIDDLKGQVVSVKITEIRAFSLTGTPLIPALR, encoded by the coding sequence ATGACCACTGCCGCCCGTCGTTATCACATCACCACCTTTGGTTGCCAGATGAACAAAGCCGACTCCGAACGGATGTCTGGCATTCTGGAGTCGATGGGCTTTGAATGGTCAGAATCGCCAGATGACGCCAACTTGGTGCTCTACAACACCTGCACCATCCGCGACAACGCCGAGCAAAAGGTTTACTCCTACCTAGGTCGGCAGGCTAGGCGCAAGCATGAGCAGCCGGATTTGACCTTGATTGTGGCGGGTTGTGTAGCCCAGCAGGAAGGAGAGTCGCTCTTACGACGGGTTCCAGAACTAGATTTGGTCATGGGGCCCCAGCACGCCAATCGCCTGCAGGATCTTTTGGAGCAGGTGTTTAACGGCAGTCAGGTGGTGGCTACGGAGCCCATCCATATTGTGGAAGATATCACCAAGCCTCGGCGCGATAGTGATGTGACGGCTTGGGTGAATGTCATCTATGGCTGTAATGAGCGCTGCACCTATTGTGTTGTCCCCAATGTGCGGGGTGTGGAACAGTCGCGATCGCCCCAGGCCATTCGCACCGAGATGGAAGAACTCGCCCAGCAAGGGTTCAAAGAAGTGACGTTGCTGGGGCAGAATATTGATGCCTATGGGCGCGACCTGCCGGGCACCACCCCTGAGGGTCGTCATCTGCATACCCTCACCGATTTGCTGTACTTTGTCCACGATATCCCCGGTATTGAACGGCTGCGCTTTGCCACCAGCCATCCTCGCTACTTCACCGAGCGGCTGATTCGCGCCTGTGCTGAATTGCCGAAGGTTTGCGAACATTTCCATGTGCCCTTTCAGTCGGGCGATAATGACATCCTCAAGGCCATGTCTCGCGGCTATACCCATGAGCGCTACCGCCGCATTATTGACCTGATTCGGTCATACATGCCGGATGCGTCCATTAGCGCGGATGCCATCGTTGGCTTCCCTGGGGAAACCGATGCCCAGTTCGAGAAAACGCTAAAGTTGGTGGAGGATATTGGCTTCGACCAAGTGAACACCGCCGCCTATTCTCCTCGCCCTGGCACCCCGGCCGCCCTGTGGGATAACCAGCTCTCGGAAGAAGTGAAGCGCGATCGCCTCCAGCAGTTAAATCATCTGGTCTCGGTGCAGGCCAGTGAGCGATCGCAGCGCTATCTAGGTCGAGTGGAAGAGGTGTTGGTGGAAGCCCAAAATACGAAAGATCCCACTCAAGTGATGGGGCGGACGCGGGGTAATCGGCTCACCTTCTTCCCCGGCTCCATTGATGATCTCAAAGGGCAGGTGGTGTCGGTGAAGATCACGGAAATTCGCGCCTTTAGCCTCACGGGTACGCCCCTCATTCCTGCCCTACGGTAG
- a CDS encoding D-alanine--D-alanine ligase family protein, translating into MTKLRVGLLFGGCSGEHEVSISSARAIARGLATAENSDRYQVVPFYIQKNGLWQGSDRAQSVLESGQALGDDDGVVNRWQFPAGVHEVDLWFPVLHGPNGEDGTLQGLLQLMQVPYVGCGVMTSSVAMDKLAMKSAFAQAGLPQVRYRGVTRAEVWSNPCVFPKLCDDIEAELGYPCFVKPANLGSSVGISKVRSRSELEASLDSAASYDRRIIVEAGVTAREVECAVLGNDQPKASVVGEISFDSDFYDYETKYTEGLAQLHIPAKLPEAVTRRIQDMAIKAFLALDGACIARVDFFYVEATDEVLINEINTLPGFTATSMYPMLWEASGVAVPDLLHQLIQLGLERSRT; encoded by the coding sequence ATGACAAAGCTGCGAGTTGGACTCTTGTTTGGTGGCTGTTCGGGGGAACATGAGGTGTCGATTAGCTCAGCCAGGGCGATCGCTCGGGGTTTGGCGACGGCGGAGAATAGCGATCGCTATCAGGTGGTGCCGTTTTATATTCAGAAAAATGGCTTATGGCAGGGCAGCGATCGCGCCCAGTCGGTGCTGGAGTCTGGTCAAGCGTTAGGGGACGATGACGGCGTGGTGAACCGCTGGCAGTTTCCCGCCGGTGTTCACGAGGTGGATCTGTGGTTTCCGGTGCTGCATGGCCCCAACGGCGAAGACGGAACGCTGCAGGGATTGCTGCAACTGATGCAGGTGCCCTACGTGGGCTGCGGCGTGATGACTTCATCTGTAGCTATGGATAAGTTAGCCATGAAAAGTGCCTTTGCCCAGGCAGGTCTGCCCCAGGTACGCTATCGAGGCGTCACCCGTGCTGAAGTATGGTCAAATCCCTGTGTGTTTCCTAAACTCTGTGATGACATTGAGGCCGAGTTAGGCTATCCCTGCTTTGTGAAACCGGCGAATTTGGGATCCTCCGTGGGTATCTCCAAGGTGCGATCGCGATCGGAACTGGAAGCATCTCTAGACAGTGCCGCCAGCTACGATCGCCGGATTATTGTGGAAGCTGGGGTGACGGCGCGGGAGGTGGAATGTGCTGTTTTAGGTAATGATCAGCCCAAGGCATCGGTGGTGGGTGAAATTAGCTTCGACAGCGATTTTTACGACTACGAAACCAAATACACGGAAGGACTAGCCCAACTCCATATTCCGGCTAAGTTACCGGAGGCCGTTACTCGCCGTATTCAAGACATGGCCATTAAGGCATTCCTGGCCCTAGATGGAGCCTGCATTGCGCGGGTAGACTTTTTCTACGTGGAGGCCACCGACGAGGTGCTGATCAACGAAATCAATACCCTCCCCGGCTTCACCGCCACCAGTATGTATCCCATGCTCTGGGAAGCGTCGGGGGTTGCCGTTCCCGATCTGTTACACCAGTTAATTCAACTGGGTCTAGAGCGATCGCGGACGTAA
- a CDS encoding carotenoid oxygenase family protein, producing MPTPSTPSSSLPQAIASDRSYSRQDWQKGYQSLTSEQDYWIDDVQGTIPADLEGTLFRNGPGQLEIYGQPLQHPFDGDGMISSIALSQGRAYFRNRFVRTQGFVEEQAAGKVLYRGTFGTQKPGGWLANAFDFRLKNIANTQVIYWGEKLLALWEAAEPHRLDPHTLDTLGLEYFDGVLQPGQSFAAHPWIDPSCDRYGGEPCLVNFAVRPEGRSTQITVYELNRAGQVTWERSQSVPGFAFIHDFAITPDYCIFFQNPVDFNLLPFALGLKGAAQCITFQAQKPTQVILIPRHSDRPMQTLAMPAGFVFHHANAFQDGDDLVIDSICYADFPTVEPNQDFRQVNFDRLPAGQLWRFRMQPASGTIQRQLLDERCCEFPTLHPDHVGRPYRYAYLAAAHHPTGNAPLQAIAKVDLETGDRHLWSAAPRGFTSEPVFVLKSHTSSPQPEDAGWLLTLVFDAEQERSHLVILDAEDLGRGAIADLWLKHSIPYGLHGTFTPHYFGPALRPRSL from the coding sequence ATGCCAACTCCATCGACTCCATCATCAAGCCTGCCTCAGGCGATCGCTTCCGATCGTTCCTATAGCCGCCAAGACTGGCAAAAGGGTTATCAATCGCTGACTAGCGAACAGGATTACTGGATTGACGACGTCCAGGGTACGATCCCGGCTGATCTGGAAGGTACCTTATTTCGCAACGGCCCAGGACAGTTAGAGATTTACGGACAGCCCCTGCAGCATCCCTTTGATGGTGATGGCATGATCAGCTCCATTGCCCTATCCCAAGGACGGGCCTATTTTCGCAATCGCTTCGTGCGCACCCAAGGTTTTGTTGAGGAGCAAGCAGCGGGTAAAGTACTGTATCGCGGCACCTTTGGCACCCAGAAACCTGGGGGCTGGCTCGCCAATGCTTTTGATTTTCGTCTCAAAAATATCGCGAATACCCAGGTTATCTACTGGGGTGAGAAGCTGCTGGCTCTCTGGGAAGCAGCCGAACCCCACCGCCTCGATCCCCATACCTTAGATACCTTAGGGCTGGAATATTTTGATGGAGTCTTGCAGCCAGGGCAGTCCTTCGCGGCCCATCCCTGGATTGATCCAAGCTGCGATCGCTATGGGGGAGAGCCATGTTTGGTGAACTTTGCGGTACGCCCTGAGGGCCGTTCTACCCAGATCACGGTCTACGAGCTAAATAGAGCCGGACAGGTGACCTGGGAGCGATCGCAATCTGTGCCTGGATTTGCGTTTATCCACGACTTCGCGATCACGCCAGATTACTGTATCTTTTTCCAGAATCCCGTAGACTTTAATCTCCTACCCTTTGCCTTGGGGTTAAAGGGCGCGGCGCAATGCATCACCTTCCAAGCCCAGAAACCCACCCAGGTGATCCTAATTCCTCGGCATAGCGATCGCCCAATGCAGACCCTGGCCATGCCCGCCGGTTTTGTCTTTCACCATGCCAATGCCTTCCAAGACGGCGACGATTTGGTGATAGATTCCATCTGCTATGCCGACTTTCCCACGGTGGAGCCCAATCAAGATTTCCGCCAGGTTAACTTCGATCGCCTGCCTGCCGGACAGCTCTGGCGTTTCCGAATGCAGCCCGCCAGCGGCACCATTCAACGACAGTTGCTGGACGAACGCTGCTGCGAATTTCCCACCCTGCACCCTGACCATGTGGGACGCCCCTACCGCTATGCTTACCTAGCCGCAGCCCATCACCCCACAGGCAATGCGCCGCTGCAGGCGATCGCTAAAGTTGACCTAGAAACAGGCGATCGCCATCTGTGGAGCGCGGCCCCGCGAGGGTTTACCAGTGAGCCGGTGTTTGTGCTCAAGTCTCATACCTCCAGTCCCCAACCGGAGGATGCTGGTTGGCTGCTTACCTTAGTATTTGACGCAGAACAGGAACGTTCTCACCTGGTGATCTTGGATGCAGAGGATTTAGGACGGGGGGCGATCGCTGATCTCTGGCTCAAGCACTCTATTCCCTACGGTCTGCACGGCACCTTCACCCCCCATTATTTCGGCCCAGCCTTACGTCCGCGATCGCTCTAG
- a CDS encoding folate/biopterin family MFS transporter, protein MAVFLPDLSDRIHHVKQQSRQFLKDKVLFGNEPSPELTAILLVYFVQGILGLARLAVSFFLKDDLGLSPAQVSALMGIAALPWVVKPLFGFMSDGLPIFGYRRRPYLILAGLLGAGSWLSLALVVNTAWAATVAIALNSLSVAISDVIVDSLVVERARKESVAKAGSLQSVSWGASALGGLLTAYFSGVLLEYFSTHVVFGITAVFPLIVTLVAGLIAETPIQSSSEWAVVARQVKQLKGAIRQPAIWMPTAFLFLWQATPSSDSAFFFFITNDLGFQPEFLGRVRLVTSMAALLGIWMFQRFFKSVPFRTIFFWTTIASTLLGMTTLLLVTHANRAIGIDDQWFSLGDSLILTVLGEIAFMPVLVLAARICPAGIEATLFALLMSVSNLAGLVSHELGALLTAWLGITESNFQNLWILVVITNFSTLLPLPLLRWLPEDQQAIASESPEPTPEVAVVSSQT, encoded by the coding sequence ATGGCTGTTTTTTTGCCCGACTTGAGCGATCGCATCCATCACGTTAAGCAACAGTCCAGGCAGTTCCTGAAGGACAAGGTGCTGTTTGGCAATGAGCCGAGTCCAGAACTGACAGCCATTTTGCTGGTGTATTTTGTCCAGGGCATCCTAGGGCTGGCCCGGTTGGCGGTCAGCTTTTTCCTGAAGGATGATCTAGGGCTGAGTCCGGCTCAGGTGTCTGCCTTGATGGGGATTGCGGCCCTGCCCTGGGTAGTGAAGCCGCTGTTTGGCTTCATGTCTGACGGATTGCCGATTTTTGGCTATCGGCGGCGTCCCTACCTGATTTTGGCAGGGTTGTTAGGTGCGGGATCGTGGTTGTCTCTCGCGTTGGTGGTGAATACTGCCTGGGCGGCAACGGTGGCGATCGCCCTCAACTCCCTCTCGGTGGCCATCAGTGATGTGATTGTGGATTCCTTGGTGGTGGAACGGGCCCGCAAGGAATCCGTTGCCAAGGCCGGATCGCTGCAGTCGGTTTCTTGGGGAGCGTCCGCCCTGGGAGGCTTGCTGACCGCCTACTTCAGCGGTGTGCTGCTGGAATATTTCAGCACCCATGTGGTGTTTGGCATCACCGCCGTGTTTCCGCTGATCGTGACCCTCGTGGCGGGGCTGATTGCCGAAACGCCCATCCAGTCGTCCTCAGAATGGGCCGTTGTTGCCCGGCAGGTGAAGCAGCTCAAGGGCGCTATCCGCCAGCCAGCCATTTGGATGCCCACGGCCTTTCTCTTCCTTTGGCAAGCGACCCCCAGCTCCGATTCCGCCTTTTTCTTTTTCATTACCAATGATCTAGGCTTTCAGCCAGAGTTTTTGGGACGGGTGCGTCTGGTCACCAGTATGGCGGCGCTGCTGGGCATTTGGATGTTTCAGCGGTTCTTCAAATCGGTGCCCTTCCGCACCATCTTCTTTTGGACGACTATTGCCTCCACCCTGTTGGGAATGACCACTCTGCTGCTGGTCACCCATGCCAACCGCGCCATTGGCATTGATGATCAGTGGTTTAGTCTCGGCGATAGCCTCATTCTGACCGTGCTGGGGGAAATTGCCTTTATGCCGGTGCTGGTGCTGGCGGCACGCATCTGTCCCGCCGGCATCGAGGCTACCCTATTTGCCCTGCTGATGTCGGTGAGCAATCTGGCGGGGCTGGTGTCCCATGAGTTGGGAGCGCTGCTGACGGCTTGGTTAGGGATTACTGAGTCGAATTTTCAGAATCTTTGGATTTTGGTAGTCATCACCAACTTCAGTACTCTGCTGCCCCTGCCCTTGCTGCGCTGGCTGCCGGAAGATCAGCAAGCGATCGCCTCTGAGTCACCAGAACCAACCCCCGAGGTTGCGGTTGTGAGTTCCCAAACCTAA
- the ilvC gene encoding ketol-acid reductoisomerase, with translation MARMYYDADANLDLLNGKTVAIIGYGSQGHAHALNLKDSGVNVIVGLYPGSRSIAKAEAAGLAVKSVADASAAADLIMILLPDEVQRAIYEAEIAPNLAAGNILAFAHGFNINFGQIVPPADVDVIMVAPKGPGHLVRRTYEQGEGVPCLFAVYQDATGQARDRAMAYAKGVGGTRAGILETTFREETETDLFGEQVVLCGGLSELIKSGFETLVNAGYQPELAYFECLHEVKLIVDLIVEGGLAKMRDSISNTAEYGDLTRGPRIITDETRAEMRQILKEIQTGQFAREFVLENTAGKPGFTAMRRREAEHPIEEVGKDLRAMFSWLKKV, from the coding sequence ATGGCTCGGATGTACTATGACGCTGATGCAAACTTAGACCTACTCAACGGCAAAACCGTTGCCATCATTGGCTACGGCTCCCAAGGTCATGCCCATGCGCTGAACCTCAAGGACAGCGGCGTAAACGTCATTGTCGGGCTGTATCCGGGCAGTCGCTCCATTGCCAAGGCAGAGGCCGCAGGGCTAGCGGTGAAATCGGTTGCAGATGCTTCCGCCGCCGCCGACCTGATTATGATCCTGCTGCCGGATGAAGTGCAACGGGCTATCTACGAAGCAGAAATCGCCCCTAACTTAGCAGCGGGCAATATTCTAGCCTTCGCCCACGGGTTCAACATCAACTTTGGCCAAATTGTTCCCCCCGCTGATGTAGACGTGATCATGGTGGCTCCCAAGGGCCCCGGTCACCTCGTGCGCCGCACCTACGAGCAAGGGGAAGGGGTGCCCTGTCTATTTGCCGTCTACCAAGACGCTACGGGTCAAGCCCGCGATCGCGCCATGGCCTATGCCAAGGGCGTCGGCGGCACCCGCGCTGGCATTCTAGAAACCACCTTCCGGGAAGAAACCGAAACCGACTTGTTTGGTGAACAGGTTGTCCTTTGCGGCGGCTTGAGCGAATTGATCAAGTCTGGCTTTGAAACCTTGGTGAATGCTGGCTATCAGCCGGAGCTAGCCTACTTTGAGTGTTTGCATGAAGTGAAGCTGATTGTAGACCTGATTGTGGAAGGTGGCTTGGCCAAGATGCGCGACAGCATCTCCAACACCGCAGAATACGGCGACCTCACCCGTGGTCCTCGGATCATCACCGACGAAACTCGGGCAGAAATGCGGCAGATATTGAAAGAGATCCAAACCGGTCAGTTTGCTCGGGAATTTGTCCTAGAAAACACCGCTGGCAAGCCGGGCTTCACGGCCATGCGTCGTCGGGAAGCTGAGCATCCCATTGAAGAAGTGGGTAAGGATCTGCGCGCCATGTTTAGCTGGCTGAAGAAAGTCTAA
- a CDS encoding flavin-dependent dehydrogenase yields MREILYLEVPTPDTAAVCTWLQHDFEPTVGKVLPTPDGIRIQLDHPSGASREPKTADQLPRELSVVTWSLQRTTYLKVFRWGNARFPGEQATLRRLTQHLRQRFPNQYPAPPVLDLSQQSVFDALAPYYPETVRQFKKMPNGDYDLRRVYWWEQRWREGVRQPTQPKPVVVSQSGSAPSVEAAYDIIYVGGALGVLHAAVMARLGYRVLLLERLPFGRMNREWNISREEFESLLDLGLFTRQEFESLIAREYVNGFHKFFDANNPPQAKAPVLQTPTVLNIALNSDKLLALCGEKLRAAGGEIWDETEFQQATVYTDQVIVQARHLPSEGDRQAAGQLLVDAMGTASPIAWQLNGGRSFDSVCPTVGAVISGGFEPGVWDEQYGDVLNSHGDISRGRQLIWELFPGQGDDLTFYLFHYHQVHPDNPGSLLEMYEDFFTILPEYRRCDVDQLVWQKPTFGYIPGYFSLTGSDRHVAFDRLVAIGDAASLQSPLVFTGFGSLVRNLARLTHLLDTALRHDLLTRPYLDQIRAYQSNVAVTWIFSKGMMVPTGRSLPPQMINAMLNTFFGVLAAEPPEVANRFIKDRASWWDFNRMALRAAWKNPALLAWIWELAGPADMVRWLWSYITFTLGALLGWLFQRLPAFSQWIQPWLEPRFPALWFWLLSRYYALSYGIGRPAATSFRLPRPPAAIATPIPK; encoded by the coding sequence ATGAGAGAAATCCTTTATCTAGAGGTGCCGACCCCCGATACGGCCGCTGTTTGTACCTGGCTACAGCACGACTTTGAGCCGACTGTGGGCAAGGTGCTACCGACACCCGACGGCATTCGCATCCAGCTTGACCATCCATCGGGTGCTTCCAGGGAACCCAAAACCGCCGACCAGCTCCCCCGCGAACTTTCGGTGGTGACCTGGTCACTGCAGCGCACCACCTACCTCAAGGTGTTTCGCTGGGGTAATGCCCGCTTTCCGGGAGAACAAGCCACGCTACGACGCTTGACTCAGCATCTGCGGCAGCGGTTTCCCAATCAGTATCCGGCCCCTCCAGTTCTGGATCTGTCCCAGCAATCGGTCTTTGATGCCCTAGCGCCCTACTATCCCGAAACGGTGCGCCAGTTTAAGAAAATGCCCAATGGCGACTACGATCTGCGGCGGGTCTATTGGTGGGAGCAGCGCTGGCGGGAGGGTGTGCGTCAACCCACTCAGCCCAAGCCCGTGGTGGTGTCCCAAAGTGGCTCAGCTCCATCTGTGGAGGCCGCCTACGACATCATTTATGTGGGAGGGGCGCTGGGAGTGCTGCATGCAGCGGTGATGGCTCGCTTGGGCTATCGGGTGCTGTTGCTGGAACGCTTACCCTTTGGACGCATGAACCGCGAGTGGAATATTTCGCGGGAGGAGTTTGAAAGTCTGCTCGACTTGGGCTTATTTACGCGGCAGGAATTTGAGTCGCTGATCGCCCGCGAATATGTGAACGGCTTTCACAAGTTTTTTGATGCCAATAACCCACCCCAGGCCAAAGCGCCGGTGCTGCAAACGCCGACGGTGTTGAATATTGCCCTGAATTCAGACAAGCTGCTGGCCCTCTGCGGTGAAAAACTGCGGGCGGCGGGCGGTGAGATCTGGGATGAAACTGAGTTTCAGCAGGCCACGGTCTATACCGATCAGGTGATCGTGCAGGCGCGGCATTTACCTTCTGAGGGCGATCGCCAAGCCGCAGGCCAACTCTTGGTGGATGCCATGGGTACGGCCTCACCCATCGCTTGGCAACTGAATGGCGGGCGCTCCTTTGATAGCGTTTGCCCTACGGTGGGCGCGGTGATTTCCGGTGGCTTTGAGCCGGGCGTCTGGGACGAGCAGTATGGCGATGTGCTCAATAGCCATGGGGATATTTCCCGAGGGCGGCAGTTGATTTGGGAACTGTTTCCTGGGCAAGGCGACGATCTGACCTTCTACCTCTTCCACTACCACCAGGTACATCCCGATAATCCTGGCTCCTTGCTGGAGATGTATGAAGACTTTTTCACCATCCTGCCCGAATACCGACGCTGCGACGTCGATCAGCTCGTCTGGCAAAAGCCGACCTTTGGCTACATTCCCGGCTACTTCAGCCTCACCGGCAGCGATCGCCACGTTGCCTTCGATCGCCTAGTGGCCATTGGCGATGCTGCATCTCTGCAATCGCCCTTAGTGTTCACCGGCTTCGGGTCGCTGGTACGCAACTTGGCCCGCCTCACCCATTTGCTGGATACGGCCCTGCGCCACGATTTGTTGACCCGTCCCTACCTCGATCAGATTCGCGCCTATCAAAGCAATGTGGCCGTCACCTGGATTTTCTCCAAAGGCATGATGGTGCCGACGGGGCGATCGCTGCCGCCGCAAATGATCAATGCCATGCTCAACACCTTTTTTGGCGTCTTGGCCGCCGAGCCGCCGGAGGTGGCAAATCGGTTCATCAAAGATCGCGCTAGCTGGTGGGACTTTAACCGCATGGCGCTGCGGGCCGCCTGGAAGAATCCGGCCTTGCTAGCGTGGATCTGGGAACTAGCGGGCCCCGCCGATATGGTGCGCTGGCTCTGGAGCTACATCACCTTCACCCTAGGAGCGCTGCTGGGCTGGCTGTTCCAACGTCTGCCCGCCTTTAGTCAATGGATTCAGCCCTGGCTAGAACCACGCTTCCCAGCCCTATGGTTCTGGCTGCTGAGCCGCTACTATGCCCTGTCCTATGGCATCGGCCGCCCAGCAGCAACCTCGTTCCGCTTACCCCGCCCACCGGCAGCGATCGCCACGCCCATCCCCAAGTGA